Proteins encoded within one genomic window of uncultured Sphingopyxis sp.:
- a CDS encoding alpha/beta fold hydrolase, with amino-acid sequence MTKILLILLFAPLIALALLYFIFPGRLVAFGRWALRKRGGMVQKSVAVDGRDWPYLEGGDPAKPLLLLVHGFAGDKDNWSMIAPYLTRDYHVIAPDLPGFGENERNPDLAYDLQAQTARLKAFADALGLRRPHVGGNSMGGWIALRYAIDYPDALASLILLNNAGVNGANESDLQKQAANEDYNPLVLANLADADRLVAMVVHKPPHIPARLKPVLYADALRYRDQLDGIFWTIATEGRDHPLNGRLGEVKVPTLIIWGRHDKLIDVSCVPVLEAGIAGSRSHIFEHVGHVPMIEDPKATAAVMKDFLAGLG; translated from the coding sequence ATGACGAAAATCCTCCTCATCCTCCTCTTCGCCCCGCTGATCGCGCTGGCGCTGCTCTATTTCATTTTTCCCGGGCGCCTCGTCGCCTTCGGCCGCTGGGCGCTGCGCAAGCGCGGCGGGATGGTGCAGAAAAGCGTCGCCGTCGACGGCCGCGACTGGCCCTATCTGGAGGGCGGCGATCCCGCGAAGCCGCTGCTGCTGCTCGTCCACGGCTTCGCGGGCGACAAGGATAACTGGTCGATGATCGCGCCCTACCTCACGCGGGACTATCATGTCATCGCCCCCGACCTGCCGGGGTTCGGCGAGAATGAACGCAATCCCGACCTCGCCTACGACCTGCAGGCGCAGACCGCGCGATTGAAGGCGTTCGCCGACGCGCTCGGGCTCCGCCGCCCGCATGTCGGCGGCAACAGCATGGGCGGCTGGATCGCGCTGCGCTATGCGATCGACTATCCGGATGCGCTCGCCAGCCTGATCCTGCTCAACAATGCCGGGGTCAACGGCGCGAATGAAAGCGACCTGCAGAAACAGGCGGCGAACGAGGATTACAACCCGCTCGTCCTTGCCAATCTGGCCGATGCCGACCGGCTGGTGGCGATGGTCGTCCACAAGCCGCCCCATATCCCGGCGCGGCTGAAGCCCGTTCTTTATGCCGACGCGCTCCGCTATCGCGACCAGCTCGACGGCATTTTCTGGACGATCGCGACCGAGGGGCGCGACCATCCGCTCAACGGGCGGCTCGGCGAGGTGAAGGTGCCGACGCTGATCATCTGGGGGCGCCACGACAAGCTGATCGACGTCAGCTGCGTGCCGGTTCTCGAAGCGGGCATCGCGGGCAGCCGCAGCCACATCTTCGAGCATGTCGGCCATGTCCCGATGATCGAGGATCCAAAGGCGACGGCCGCGGTGATGAAGGACTTTCTTGCCGGCCTTGGCTGA
- the eda gene encoding bifunctional 4-hydroxy-2-oxoglutarate aldolase/2-dehydro-3-deoxy-phosphogluconate aldolase, with translation MSDSGIEQIMALAPVIPVIVIDRVEDAVPMAEALVAGGLKVLEVTMRTPAALDAIRAMKAVPGAVVGAGTVLNPRMLKDAIDAGSEFIVSPGLTDSLGEAAVASGIPFLPGVANASNIMMGLDIGLDSFKFFPAATSGGIPALKALAGPFGGINFCPTGGISAATAPEWLALDPVLCVGGSWVVPTGPLDPARVEALAREAAALK, from the coding sequence ATGTCCGACAGCGGTATCGAACAGATCATGGCGCTAGCGCCGGTCATCCCGGTGATCGTCATCGACCGCGTCGAGGATGCGGTGCCGATGGCCGAGGCGCTCGTCGCGGGCGGGCTCAAGGTGCTCGAAGTGACGATGCGTACCCCCGCCGCGCTCGACGCGATCAGGGCGATGAAGGCGGTGCCCGGCGCGGTCGTCGGCGCGGGGACGGTGCTCAATCCCCGGATGCTCAAGGACGCGATCGACGCGGGCTCCGAATTCATCGTCTCGCCCGGCCTCACCGACAGCCTCGGCGAGGCGGCGGTGGCGAGCGGCATTCCCTTCCTGCCCGGCGTCGCCAATGCGTCGAACATCATGATGGGGCTCGACATCGGTCTCGACAGCTTCAAATTCTTCCCCGCGGCGACGAGCGGCGGCATCCCCGCGCTCAAGGCGCTCGCCGGCCCGTTCGGCGGGATCAATTTCTGCCCCACCGGCGGCATCAGCGCCGCGACCGCACCCGAATGGCTCGCGCTCGATCCGGTGCTCTGCGTGGGCGGCAGCTGGGTCGTCCCGACGGGTCCGCTCGATCCGGCGCGGGTCGAGGCGCTGGCGCGCGAGGCGGCGGCGCTCAAATAA
- a CDS encoding glycerol-3-phosphate 1-O-acyltransferase codes for MADGTPRTLIMAEQAADRLYIIDARGGVERRILLDWIHATSGDDTPAWASLDIEDGDHALPVEALQARLGDTSSRLVVPLRVAWRIPGFDKGRALKFRHLIFGDPRHPGPLRSRLILLRDRRRAQILVGEAATLDALRTRFCAQTGGGDGEGADSPEFAGFVARQAALALDVAERGIRGTRYKVPRFVADSLRTSPKFRTALAELSEKTGRPVADLFREARPLMKEVIARPSALFLDLRARLDRMMFGGYAPGMEIDAAELAKLRAVLREHPTCILFTHKTYIDGATPSRLAYESDLPMLHSFGGANLDFAIMGEFFRRSGMIFIRRSFQDQPVYKLVLRHYIAWLLAKRFPLSWAFEGTRSRLGKLMPPKYGLMKYVLDAAHATGTRGVHFVPFVTSFDLIRDVEEYAAEQTGRNKKPESLSWFIGYMKSLKEPSGRIRLDIGEPVVIDAAPGPDDRRALERIAFAVAVEANRVTPLTVTSVMCLILLGMAPRGATSAELLGAIGAVTGWAQARGIRLSRELESGDDAALSATVDTLVASGLLTRYEAGQENVYSIDPAKHPMASYYRNIIAHHFLDRAMIELALFELRDADKGDATAAFWAKIDRLRDLFKFEFFYPPRDEHRAAIETELTRIDPVWDRRLASGDRGIAQLLRRCQPVVGHAILLPFTEAYSVVAEQLARAQPGETVDEKALLDAALVEGRQAYLLRRISSEAAIGKLLFANGLSLMRHMGLAGKATPEILAARRALLAELRGLANVMEAMRLSTVALADRLQGSGERA; via the coding sequence GTGGCCGACGGCACGCCCCGCACCCTGATCATGGCGGAGCAGGCGGCCGACCGGCTTTACATCATCGATGCGCGGGGCGGGGTCGAGCGGCGAATCCTGCTCGACTGGATCCACGCGACTTCGGGCGACGACACGCCCGCCTGGGCAAGCCTCGACATCGAGGACGGCGACCATGCGTTGCCCGTCGAGGCGCTGCAGGCGCGGCTCGGCGATACGTCCTCGCGGCTCGTCGTGCCGCTGCGCGTCGCGTGGCGTATCCCGGGTTTCGACAAGGGTCGCGCGCTCAAGTTTCGCCACCTCATCTTCGGCGATCCGCGGCATCCGGGGCCGCTGCGGTCGCGGCTGATCCTGCTCCGCGACCGGCGCCGCGCGCAGATATTGGTCGGCGAGGCGGCGACACTCGACGCGCTCAGGACACGCTTCTGCGCGCAGACCGGAGGCGGCGACGGCGAGGGCGCCGACAGCCCCGAATTCGCGGGCTTCGTCGCGCGGCAGGCGGCGCTCGCGCTCGACGTCGCCGAACGCGGCATCCGGGGAACGCGATACAAGGTGCCGCGCTTCGTCGCCGACAGCTTGCGCACCAGCCCCAAATTCCGCACCGCGCTCGCCGAGCTTTCGGAGAAGACGGGGCGTCCGGTCGCCGACCTGTTCCGCGAAGCACGGCCGCTGATGAAGGAAGTCATTGCGCGGCCGTCGGCGCTCTTCCTCGACCTGCGCGCCCGGCTCGACCGCATGATGTTCGGCGGCTACGCGCCCGGCATGGAAATCGACGCCGCCGAGCTCGCGAAGCTGCGCGCCGTCCTGCGCGAACATCCGACCTGCATCCTCTTCACGCACAAGACCTATATCGACGGCGCGACGCCGAGCCGCCTCGCCTATGAGAGCGACCTGCCGATGCTCCACAGCTTCGGCGGGGCGAACCTCGACTTCGCGATCATGGGCGAATTTTTCCGCCGCTCGGGGATGATCTTCATCCGGCGGAGCTTTCAGGACCAGCCGGTCTACAAGCTGGTGCTGCGCCATTATATCGCCTGGCTTCTCGCCAAGCGTTTCCCGCTCTCCTGGGCGTTCGAGGGGACGCGCTCGCGCCTCGGCAAGCTGATGCCGCCCAAATATGGCCTGATGAAATATGTGCTCGACGCGGCGCATGCGACCGGGACGCGCGGCGTCCATTTCGTGCCCTTCGTCACCAGCTTCGACCTGATCCGCGACGTCGAGGAATATGCTGCCGAACAGACGGGACGGAACAAGAAGCCCGAAAGCCTGTCGTGGTTCATCGGCTATATGAAGAGCCTGAAGGAGCCGTCGGGCCGCATTCGTCTCGACATCGGCGAGCCCGTCGTCATCGACGCGGCGCCGGGCCCGGACGACCGGCGCGCGCTCGAAAGGATCGCCTTCGCGGTCGCGGTCGAGGCGAACCGCGTGACGCCGCTCACCGTCACTTCGGTGATGTGCCTGATCCTGCTCGGCATGGCGCCGCGCGGTGCGACCTCGGCCGAGCTGCTCGGCGCGATCGGCGCCGTCACCGGCTGGGCGCAGGCGCGCGGCATCAGGCTCAGCAGGGAACTCGAAAGCGGCGACGATGCCGCGCTGTCGGCCACCGTCGATACGCTCGTCGCGAGCGGGCTGCTGACGCGCTACGAGGCGGGCCAAGAGAATGTCTATTCAATCGACCCCGCCAAGCACCCGATGGCGAGTTACTACCGCAACATCATCGCGCATCATTTCCTGGATCGCGCGATGATCGAGCTTGCGCTGTTCGAACTGCGCGACGCCGACAAGGGCGACGCAACCGCAGCTTTCTGGGCGAAGATCGACCGCCTCCGCGACCTGTTCAAGTTCGAATTCTTCTATCCGCCGCGCGACGAGCACCGCGCGGCGATCGAGACCGAGCTGACGCGCATCGACCCGGTGTGGGACCGCCGCCTCGCGAGCGGCGACCGCGGTATCGCGCAATTGCTCCGTCGCTGTCAGCCCGTCGTCGGCCATGCGATCCTGCTTCCGTTCACGGAGGCCTATTCGGTCGTCGCCGAACAGCTCGCGCGCGCGCAGCCCGGCGAGACGGTCGATGAAAAGGCGCTGCTCGATGCGGCGCTCGTCGAGGGGCGGCAGGCGTATTTGCTACGCCGGATCAGCAGCGAGGCGGCGATCGGCAAATTGCTTTTCGCGAACGGCCTGTCGCTGATGCGTCACATGGGGCTCGCCGGCAAAGCGACGCCGGAAATTCTCGCCGCGCGCCGCGCGCTGCTCGCCGAACTGCGCGGCCTCGCCAATGTGATGGAGGCGATGCGGCTTTCGACCGTGGCGCTGGCGGATCGATTGCAGGGTTCAGGAGAGCGGGCGTGA
- a CDS encoding NAD(P)H-dependent glycerol-3-phosphate dehydrogenase, producing MRLKVGLLGGGSWGTTVAAVVSRNAPIALWARDAETVESINRAGENRKYLPGIKLPSALRATNDMAEVVAGADVLVMGVPSHSFRSVLEEARNHLRPWVPVISLTKGLELASGKRMTELIEEVLPGHPVGVLTGPNLAREIMTGQAAASVLSMEDEIVVRALQPIFHSGLFRVYTNTDLLGCELGGVLKNIVAIAVGMGDGLGAGDNTRAGLMTRGLAEITRLGVAMGGRPETFAGLTGMGDLIATCTSPLSRNRHVGVELGKGRPIDAIIAGMNMVAEGVKSAPTVMALADKYGLDMPIARDVFDVTQGRRTALDVFRGLLKSSVGDEAHPG from the coding sequence ATGCGCCTCAAAGTGGGGCTGCTCGGCGGGGGCAGTTGGGGAACGACGGTCGCGGCGGTGGTGTCGCGCAACGCGCCGATCGCGCTCTGGGCGCGCGATGCCGAAACGGTCGAGAGCATCAACCGCGCCGGCGAGAACCGCAAATATCTGCCCGGCATCAAGCTGCCTTCGGCGCTCCGCGCGACGAACGACATGGCCGAAGTGGTCGCGGGCGCCGACGTGCTCGTCATGGGCGTTCCTTCGCACAGCTTCCGCAGTGTGCTGGAGGAGGCGCGTAATCATCTGCGCCCGTGGGTGCCGGTGATCAGCCTCACCAAAGGTCTCGAACTCGCCTCGGGCAAGCGGATGACCGAGCTGATCGAGGAGGTGCTGCCCGGCCACCCCGTCGGCGTGCTCACCGGACCCAATCTCGCGCGCGAGATCATGACCGGACAGGCGGCGGCGAGCGTGCTGTCGATGGAGGACGAGATCGTCGTCCGCGCGCTCCAGCCGATATTCCACTCGGGGCTGTTCCGCGTCTACACCAACACCGACCTCTTGGGCTGCGAGCTCGGCGGAGTGCTCAAGAATATCGTCGCGATCGCGGTCGGCATGGGCGACGGGCTCGGCGCGGGCGACAACACGCGCGCCGGGCTGATGACGCGTGGGCTCGCCGAGATCACGCGGCTCGGCGTCGCGATGGGCGGACGGCCAGAGACCTTCGCCGGGCTCACCGGTATGGGCGACCTGATCGCGACCTGCACCAGCCCCTTGTCGCGCAATCGCCATGTCGGGGTCGAACTCGGCAAGGGGCGACCGATCGACGCGATCATCGCGGGCATGAACATGGTCGCCGAAGGCGTGAAGAGCGCGCCGACGGTGATGGCGCTCGCTGACAAATATGGTCTCGACATGCCGATCGCGCGCGACGTGTTTGACGTGACGCAGGGCCGGCGCACCGCGCTCGACGTCTTCCGCGGCCTCCTCAAATCGAGCGTCGGCGACGAGGCGCATCCCGGCTGA
- a CDS encoding HAD-IB family hydrolase translates to MRVPRPQPHLEEVLASEPGPHIAALFDFDGTIISGYSATAMLREKFQRREMSVEEIAETANVLAQHSLGQIGFSGLMTAAAKFMKGVEEESFVEFGEELYKKHIARKIYPETRAIIEAHQAKGHRVAIISSATIYQIEPTARDLGIADIKCSAYEIEDGVFTGEIVRPLCFGEGKVLAAEELAAEYGLDLDQSFFYSDSDDDIELLERVGKPRPLNPNMKLKGIADERGWPVQRFASRGTPSWIDYTRTIYATGSLVGAFAAGLPIWALTRSQREAVNFSMGLFGDFATAITGVELEVEDERYLWSSRPCVFIFNHQSKADVMILAKLIRRDMGGVGKKEIRDIPILGKLMEWGGTVFVDRADGRSAIKAMEPLVDAIQKEGKSICIAPEGTRSLTPKLEPFKKGAFHLAMQAGVPIVPIVIHNATDVAPKNEFVMRPATVRVTVLPPVDTSKWSVKTLGAHVREVRNMFLRTLGQAEESVAAVVTAEKPAKKAAVKEAPAKKRPAEKEATPRKGRKA, encoded by the coding sequence ATGCGCGTGCCAAGGCCGCAGCCGCATTTGGAAGAAGTCCTCGCGTCCGAACCCGGACCGCATATCGCCGCGCTCTTCGATTTCGACGGAACGATCATCTCGGGCTATTCGGCGACCGCGATGCTGCGCGAGAAATTCCAGCGCCGCGAAATGTCGGTCGAGGAAATTGCCGAGACCGCGAACGTCCTCGCGCAGCACAGCCTCGGCCAGATCGGCTTTTCGGGCCTGATGACCGCCGCCGCCAAATTCATGAAGGGCGTCGAAGAGGAAAGCTTCGTCGAGTTCGGCGAGGAACTCTACAAGAAGCATATCGCGCGCAAAATCTATCCCGAGACACGCGCGATCATTGAGGCGCATCAGGCGAAGGGGCATCGCGTCGCGATCATCTCGTCGGCGACGATCTACCAGATCGAGCCGACCGCGCGCGACCTTGGCATCGCCGACATCAAATGTTCGGCCTATGAGATCGAGGATGGCGTCTTCACCGGCGAGATCGTCCGGCCGCTCTGCTTCGGCGAGGGCAAGGTGCTCGCGGCCGAGGAGCTGGCCGCCGAATATGGCCTCGATCTCGATCAAAGCTTTTTCTACTCGGACAGCGACGACGACATCGAACTGCTCGAACGCGTCGGCAAGCCGCGCCCGCTCAATCCCAATATGAAATTGAAGGGCATCGCCGACGAGCGGGGTTGGCCGGTGCAGCGTTTCGCGAGCCGCGGGACGCCATCGTGGATCGACTATACGCGCACCATCTACGCCACCGGCTCGCTCGTCGGCGCCTTCGCCGCCGGCTTGCCGATCTGGGCGCTGACCCGCTCGCAGCGCGAGGCGGTCAATTTCTCGATGGGGCTGTTCGGTGATTTCGCGACGGCGATCACCGGCGTCGAGCTTGAGGTCGAGGACGAGCGCTATCTCTGGTCGTCGCGCCCCTGCGTCTTCATCTTCAATCACCAGAGCAAGGCGGACGTGATGATCCTCGCCAAGCTCATCCGCCGCGACATGGGCGGAGTGGGTAAGAAGGAGATCAGGGACATCCCCATCCTCGGCAAGCTGATGGAATGGGGCGGCACCGTGTTCGTCGACCGCGCCGACGGCAGGAGCGCGATCAAGGCGATGGAGCCGCTGGTCGACGCGATTCAAAAGGAAGGCAAGTCGATCTGCATCGCGCCCGAGGGGACGCGCAGCCTGACGCCGAAGCTCGAGCCGTTCAAGAAGGGCGCGTTCCACCTGGCGATGCAGGCGGGGGTGCCGATCGTCCCGATCGTGATCCACAATGCGACCGACGTCGCGCCGAAGAACGAGTTCGTCATGCGCCCCGCGACGGTGCGGGTGACCGTGCTGCCGCCGGTCGATACGTCGAAGTGGAGCGTCAAGACATTGGGTGCGCATGTCCGCGAGGTGCGCAACATGTTCCTGCGCACGCTGGGACAGGCGGAGGAGAGCGTCGCGGCGGTGGTGACAGCCGAGAAGCCGGCGAAGAAGGCGGCGGTGAAGGAAGCGCCCGCGAAGAAAAGACCCGCCGAGAAGGAGGCTACTCCCCGAAAAGGAAGGAAAGCCTAG
- a CDS encoding DUF3336 domain-containing protein has product MLFTPTLSADRDLATAPDYAAWSKAAREHDKKSGLQAWRDADESEHFDHRAIRARLEKLRKLSAANDVKGLLFVLNEGIHGNIDGMGHERLYQKARFGTKKLIEDYVAEVVASLDKIAAARSIGREEKRDFFRRAQHCYGRSALLLSGSGSFLFFHIGVVKALWSEGVLPAIMSGASGGSIVAAIVCTRKDGDIGAFLESERLANPDRDPEGRRLAPDAVRERHAELIPDLTFQEAYEISGRHLNVSVAPAEKHQNGRLLNAITAPNVLIREAVLASCAVPGVFPPVMLMARDDDGNRVPYQPDRRWVDGSVTHDIPAKRLERLYGVNHHIVSQANPIALPFATDTRKQMAPIEAIQHASMATFKAWLNANMVIFQKPLELIPPLNSVANLARSVINQDYTGDINIIRPPKFWSPAKILSDLAQDDIDELIDTGMRTAWPKIEMVRTQTAISRALEAILAKIDKAGDDGPGHRSAALKKAVR; this is encoded by the coding sequence ATGCTCTTCACCCCGACGCTCAGCGCCGACCGCGATCTTGCGACCGCGCCCGACTATGCCGCATGGTCCAAAGCTGCCCGCGAACATGACAAGAAATCGGGATTGCAGGCGTGGCGCGACGCCGACGAGAGCGAGCATTTCGACCATAGGGCGATCCGCGCGCGGCTCGAAAAACTCCGCAAGCTGTCCGCCGCGAACGACGTCAAGGGACTGCTCTTCGTCCTCAACGAGGGCATCCATGGCAATATCGACGGCATGGGGCACGAGCGGCTGTACCAGAAGGCGCGCTTCGGCACGAAAAAGCTGATCGAGGATTATGTCGCCGAGGTCGTCGCCTCGCTGGACAAGATCGCCGCCGCGCGCAGCATCGGCCGCGAGGAAAAGCGCGACTTCTTCCGCCGCGCCCAGCATTGCTACGGCCGCTCGGCGCTGCTGCTCTCGGGTTCGGGCAGCTTCCTCTTCTTTCACATCGGCGTGGTTAAGGCGCTCTGGTCCGAAGGCGTGCTGCCCGCGATCATGTCGGGCGCGAGCGGCGGGTCGATCGTCGCCGCGATCGTCTGCACGCGCAAGGACGGCGACATCGGCGCCTTCCTCGAGAGCGAGCGGCTCGCCAACCCCGACCGCGACCCCGAAGGGCGCCGCCTTGCCCCCGACGCGGTGCGCGAGCGCCACGCCGAGCTGATCCCCGATCTGACCTTTCAGGAGGCATATGAAATCAGCGGGCGCCATCTCAACGTCTCGGTCGCGCCCGCCGAAAAGCATCAGAACGGCCGGCTCCTCAATGCGATCACCGCGCCCAATGTGCTGATCCGCGAGGCGGTGCTCGCCTCGTGCGCGGTGCCCGGCGTGTTCCCGCCGGTGATGCTGATGGCGCGCGACGACGACGGCAACCGCGTCCCCTATCAGCCCGACCGGCGCTGGGTCGACGGATCGGTGACGCACGACATTCCGGCCAAGCGCCTCGAACGCCTCTATGGCGTCAATCATCATATCGTCAGCCAGGCGAACCCGATCGCGCTGCCCTTCGCGACCGACACGCGCAAGCAGATGGCGCCGATCGAGGCGATCCAGCATGCGTCGATGGCGACCTTCAAGGCGTGGCTCAACGCCAATATGGTGATCTTCCAGAAGCCGCTCGAGCTGATCCCGCCGCTCAACAGCGTCGCCAATCTCGCGCGCTCGGTGATCAATCAGGACTATACCGGCGACATCAACATCATCCGCCCGCCCAAATTCTGGTCGCCGGCCAAGATCCTCTCGGACCTCGCGCAGGATGACATCGACGAGCTGATCGATACGGGCATGCGCACCGCCTGGCCCAAGATCGAGATGGTGCGCACGCAGACCGCGATCAGCCGCGCGCTCGAAGCGATATTGGCGAAAATAGACAAGGCGGGGGACGACGGCCCGGGCCATCGCAGCGCCGCGCTCAAGAAGGCGGTGCGCTGA
- a CDS encoding alpha/beta hydrolase has product MATGALVLPHGSAGAGAALHVTHWLPAGPPRAVVLLAHGYAEHAGRYAHVAKRLTGAGYAVYAVDHWGHGASDGEGGYVPRFSVFLDGMAELLTLVEINHGDTPRLLLGHSMGGLIATLFLIERQQAFVAAALSGPAILPAEPPSRFTVWISRFLSRFFPRLGVLSLDANGVSRDPAVVEAYKADPLVYDGKIGARLGKEFMDAMAVAQADAPKIRLPILIQHGEADRLTAPAGSRYLFANVASQDKRLEIYPGLFHEIYNEPERDAVLGDLVGWFDAHVED; this is encoded by the coding sequence ATGGCTACCGGCGCGCTCGTTCTGCCGCATGGATCGGCAGGGGCGGGTGCGGCGCTCCACGTCACGCACTGGCTCCCCGCAGGACCGCCGCGCGCCGTGGTGCTGCTCGCCCACGGCTATGCCGAACATGCAGGGCGCTATGCCCATGTCGCGAAGCGGCTGACCGGCGCCGGCTATGCCGTCTACGCCGTCGATCATTGGGGCCATGGCGCGTCGGACGGCGAGGGCGGCTATGTGCCCCGCTTCTCGGTCTTTCTCGACGGCATGGCCGAACTGCTCACGCTCGTCGAGATCAACCATGGCGACACGCCGCGCCTGCTTCTCGGTCACAGCATGGGCGGGCTGATCGCGACCTTGTTCCTGATCGAGCGCCAGCAGGCGTTCGTCGCCGCGGCGCTTTCGGGCCCCGCGATCCTGCCGGCCGAGCCACCGTCGCGCTTCACCGTCTGGATCAGCCGCTTCCTCTCGCGCTTCTTCCCGCGCCTCGGCGTCCTGTCTCTCGATGCCAATGGCGTCAGCCGCGACCCCGCGGTCGTCGAGGCCTATAAGGCCGATCCGCTCGTCTATGACGGCAAGATCGGTGCGCGATTGGGCAAGGAATTCATGGACGCGATGGCGGTCGCGCAGGCCGACGCGCCGAAAATCCGCCTGCCGATCCTGATCCAGCACGGCGAAGCCGACCGCCTCACCGCGCCCGCGGGATCGCGCTATCTGTTCGCCAATGTCGCGTCGCAGGACAAGCGCCTCGAAATCTATCCGGGCCTGTTCCACGAAATCTATAACGAGCCCGAACGCGATGCGGTGCTGGGCGACCTGGTCGGCTGGTTCGACGCGCATGTCGAAGACTGA
- a CDS encoding wax ester/triacylglycerol synthase family O-acyltransferase, translating to MLKQLSAQDAQFLYTQTANNLTHIMGVYIYDPSTAPSGFVRFKDIIRHVESRVDTSPLFKRRLHRLPFDMDHPYWVEDEHFDIEAHMSHARLPEPGDWRQFCIAVARWFSKPMDMNRPLWDIYIIEGLDRIPGIPKGSFAMLHRVHHAAVDGASGAHAFIAMSDIDAQGTPAIAEPPPVEELGTAPSSTETIARAWSASMQSPVKFMNALMKMSPAIVASARKSIAEGGMAAGVPETRFNVPVGPHKMFDATTVALADVAEIRKKVPGATVNDVVLTTVGGALRKYLSKHKELPKESLVAVAPINLRGKGGKASTPGNQVSAMSVPVRTDIADPLDRLAAVRDYTVEAKEAKAGVSARIMTDLSQHIPGATMAAVARLVTSERFAVRGTNLFISNVPGAQVPLYLAGAQLVQQHGMAPLANNMGLFVATPSYNGRIAFSIVCERSIMPDIAFFRECIDESFADLMAAVPKAEKAKAATAKPKAAAKPKVRSKAASKPKAKPKATIKGKKKLSSSSLRT from the coding sequence ATGCTCAAACAGCTCAGCGCGCAGGACGCCCAGTTCCTCTACACGCAGACCGCGAACAATCTGACGCACATCATGGGCGTCTATATCTACGACCCTTCGACCGCGCCGAGCGGTTTCGTGCGCTTCAAGGACATCATCCGCCACGTCGAAAGCCGCGTCGACACCTCGCCGCTGTTCAAGCGCCGCCTGCACCGGCTGCCTTTCGACATGGACCATCCCTATTGGGTCGAGGACGAGCATTTCGACATCGAGGCGCATATGAGCCACGCGCGGTTGCCCGAACCGGGCGACTGGCGGCAATTCTGCATCGCGGTCGCGCGCTGGTTCTCGAAGCCGATGGACATGAACCGGCCGCTCTGGGACATTTATATCATCGAGGGGCTCGACCGGATTCCGGGCATTCCCAAGGGCAGCTTCGCGATGCTCCACCGCGTCCATCACGCCGCGGTCGACGGCGCGTCGGGCGCGCACGCTTTCATCGCGATGAGCGACATCGACGCGCAGGGCACGCCGGCGATCGCCGAGCCGCCGCCGGTCGAGGAGCTGGGCACGGCGCCGTCGAGCACCGAAACCATCGCGCGCGCCTGGTCGGCTTCGATGCAGTCGCCGGTCAAGTTCATGAACGCGCTGATGAAGATGTCGCCCGCGATCGTCGCTTCGGCGCGCAAATCGATCGCCGAGGGCGGGATGGCGGCGGGCGTCCCCGAAACGCGCTTCAACGTCCCCGTCGGCCCGCACAAGATGTTCGACGCGACCACCGTCGCGCTCGCCGACGTGGCCGAAATCCGGAAGAAGGTGCCCGGCGCGACGGTCAACGACGTCGTGCTGACCACCGTCGGCGGCGCGCTGCGCAAATATCTTTCGAAGCACAAGGAACTGCCGAAGGAGAGCCTCGTCGCGGTCGCGCCGATCAATTTGCGCGGCAAGGGAGGAAAGGCGTCGACGCCCGGCAACCAGGTCTCGGCGATGAGTGTGCCGGTGCGTACCGACATCGCGGACCCGCTCGACCGGCTCGCGGCGGTGCGCGACTATACGGTCGAGGCGAAGGAGGCCAAGGCCGGGGTCAGCGCGCGGATCATGACCGACCTGTCGCAGCATATTCCCGGCGCGACGATGGCCGCGGTCGCGCGGCTCGTCACCAGCGAGCGGTTCGCGGTGCGCGGCACCAACCTCTTCATCTCGAACGTTCCGGGCGCGCAGGTGCCGCTCTATCTCGCGGGTGCGCAGCTCGTGCAGCAGCACGGCATGGCGCCGCTCGCGAACAATATGGGGCTGTTCGTCGCGACGCCGAGCTACAACGGGCGCATCGCCTTTTCGATCGTCTGCGAACGCTCGATCATGCCCGACATCGCCTTTTTCCGCGAGTGCATCGACGAAAGTTTCGCCGACCTGATGGCGGCGGTGCCGAAGGCGGAGAAGGCCAAAGCCGCTACGGCGAAGCCGAAAGCGGCGGCGAAGCCCAAGGTGCGGTCCAAAGCTGCAAGCAAGCCCAAGGCGAAACCGAAGGCGACGATAAAAGGAAAGAAAAAGCTTTCCTCTTCGTCACTCCGGACTTGA
- a CDS encoding TlpA disulfide reductase family protein, with amino-acid sequence MIDRSHKGTAAPTATFRGPDDAPVTLASFRGRPLLVNLWATWCAPCVAEMPTLDALAAKNGEAMSVIAVAQDLQGAAVVDPWFQKAGLKALQPYIDPENGLLDAANSALPTSIYYDAEGREIWRVIGAIDWQGKEAQALLEEI; translated from the coding sequence GTGATCGACCGGAGCCACAAGGGGACGGCGGCGCCCACCGCGACGTTTCGCGGTCCCGACGATGCGCCAGTGACGCTGGCGTCGTTCCGCGGGCGTCCGCTGCTCGTCAACCTGTGGGCGACCTGGTGCGCGCCATGCGTCGCCGAAATGCCGACGCTCGACGCGCTCGCGGCGAAGAATGGCGAAGCGATGAGCGTGATCGCGGTCGCGCAGGACCTGCAGGGCGCGGCGGTGGTCGATCCCTGGTTCCAGAAAGCGGGGCTCAAGGCGCTCCAGCCCTATATCGATCCCGAAAACGGCCTGCTCGACGCCGCGAACAGCGCGCTGCCGACGAGCATCTATTACGACGCCGAGGGCCGCGAAATCTGGCGCGTGATCGGCGCGATCGACTGGCAGGGCAAGGAAGCGCAAGCCTTGCTCGAAGAAATCTGA